The following are from one region of the Candidatus Hydrogenedentota bacterium genome:
- a CDS encoding ABC transporter permease, whose product MTVWHIAWNYLWSRKLTTFLTILSVALGVGLITSVLLMRDETERRFVEEGQAFDVAIGAVGSTQQLVLSSVYFIGQPAGNIPYSIYEKVKKDEEVVAAFPIGMGDSYRGFRIVGTNRELMEFDWTNRITGEERNTYKLAEGRYFEKPFEAVIGSTVAKELGLKVGDTFASTHGLMEVQGVEHHKDTPYTVVGILVPSGTPNDRILFTQLDSIWHAHEHEYGTSSLTGSTPTGLNGAEAGHEEEAAPPADEYAEGQHVGEEHHDHETTAVLIVLDSPGQRLQFIPRIMRENPGVVAADPIREVQRLYEQLLGTARQVLLAIGYLVAVISSISILIGLYLAIVQRRRDLAIMRALGASSGEVFGAVLIEAFWVTLMGIGAGWVVGTGLTYGLGMYLTERIGFAVSAFRPSPDMITAYSVVLLMGMLAGILPAWQAYRTDITRGLAEL is encoded by the coding sequence ATGACCGTGTGGCACATCGCCTGGAATTACCTTTGGAGCCGCAAACTCACCACATTTCTGACCATTCTCTCCGTTGCTCTGGGCGTAGGATTGATTACGTCCGTACTCCTCATGCGCGACGAGACAGAGCGCCGGTTCGTTGAGGAAGGCCAGGCTTTCGACGTGGCCATTGGCGCGGTAGGCAGCACACAGCAACTGGTGCTGAGCTCGGTGTATTTCATCGGCCAGCCCGCCGGCAATATCCCGTACAGCATCTACGAGAAAGTGAAGAAAGACGAGGAAGTCGTCGCGGCATTTCCCATCGGAATGGGGGACTCCTATAGAGGATTTCGTATCGTCGGCACAAACAGGGAGTTGATGGAGTTCGACTGGACGAACCGGATCACGGGAGAGGAGCGCAACACGTATAAACTCGCCGAAGGACGCTATTTTGAAAAGCCGTTCGAAGCCGTTATTGGCAGCACAGTGGCCAAAGAACTTGGACTCAAAGTGGGCGACACATTCGCGAGCACGCACGGGCTCATGGAAGTTCAAGGCGTTGAGCACCACAAGGATACGCCATACACAGTCGTTGGAATACTGGTCCCTTCGGGTACTCCGAACGACCGCATACTGTTTACTCAGTTGGATTCAATTTGGCATGCCCACGAGCATGAGTACGGGACATCCTCGTTAACGGGTTCCACGCCGACCGGACTGAACGGCGCGGAAGCTGGCCACGAAGAGGAAGCTGCCCCCCCTGCTGATGAGTACGCGGAAGGCCAGCATGTGGGGGAAGAACATCACGATCACGAAACGACGGCCGTGTTGATTGTCCTGGACAGTCCCGGCCAGCGCCTTCAGTTCATCCCGCGTATTATGCGGGAGAACCCCGGTGTGGTTGCCGCCGACCCGATTCGCGAAGTGCAACGCCTCTATGAACAACTCCTGGGCACGGCCCGCCAAGTCCTTCTGGCTATTGGATATCTGGTGGCGGTGATCTCGTCGATCTCCATCCTGATCGGCCTGTACCTCGCCATTGTCCAGCGGCGGCGAGATCTGGCCATCATGCGCGCCTTGGGCGCATCGTCCGGAGAAGTCTTCGGGGCTGTACTCATTGAGGCATTTTGGGTTACTCTTATGGGGATTGGCGCAGGTTGGGTAGTCGGCACGGGCCTCACCTATGGCTTGGGCATGTACCTTACCGAACGTATCGGATTCGCCGTGTCGGCCTTCCGTCCCAGCCCTGACATGATTACGGCCTATTCGGTTGTTTTACTTATGGGCATGTTGGCCGGAATTCTTCCGGCTTGGCAAGCTTATCGAACCGATATTACGCGAGGACTCGCGGAATTATGA
- a CDS encoding ABC transporter ATP-binding protein, protein MVKMMNVRRKLGPGVEFFCESFHAPEGSRVALWGPSGCGKSTMLNLISGLLRPDSGQVTVDGVEISALSEGKLDRFRGERLGFVFQTFNLLGPFTALQNVMLGMRFSDTRPSAEWRKHAKELLQRVGLGNRLNSRPATMSVGERQRVAIARALANKQRLVVADEPTGSLDPKTAKSIMDLLLELCTEEKLTLLLVTHDEGIASRLPERFDCTGLVKEVES, encoded by the coding sequence ATGGTAAAAATGATGAACGTCCGGAGGAAATTGGGTCCGGGCGTAGAGTTCTTTTGCGAGTCATTTCACGCGCCGGAAGGTTCTCGGGTGGCGCTTTGGGGGCCGAGCGGGTGTGGTAAGAGCACCATGCTCAACCTAATCAGCGGGCTGTTGCGTCCCGATTCCGGACAAGTCACAGTAGACGGCGTCGAGATAAGCGCATTGAGTGAAGGCAAGCTTGATCGGTTCCGCGGCGAACGACTTGGGTTCGTCTTTCAGACCTTCAACCTCCTCGGACCCTTCACAGCACTTCAGAACGTCATGTTGGGGATGCGCTTCAGCGACACGCGCCCTTCGGCGGAATGGCGAAAGCACGCCAAGGAACTGCTCCAACGCGTCGGCTTGGGCAACCGCTTGAACAGCCGTCCGGCGACGATGAGCGTCGGGGAGCGCCAACGGGTGGCCATCGCGCGGGCATTGGCCAACAAGCAACGGCTCGTTGTCGCTGACGAACCAACAGGCAGTCTCGATCCCAAGACTGCAAAATCGATCATGGACCTTCTGTTGGAGCTGTGCACAGAAGAGAAGCTGACCCTGCTTCTCGTCACTCACGACGAGGGAATTGCCAGCCGTCTACCTGAACGGTTCGACTGCACCGGCTTGGTGAAGGAGGTCGAATCATGA